A section of the Stenotrophomonas acidaminiphila genome encodes:
- a CDS encoding glutamine--tRNA ligase, whose product MSENTPAAAATPETAPAEKRDFIRQIVREDLASGKHTAIKTRFPPEPNGYLHIGHAKSICLNFGIAGEFGGVCNLRFDDTNPAREDPEYVAAIQDDVRWLGFEWNELRHASDYFEAYYLGAQKLIRDGKAYVCDLSAEEVRAYRGTLTEPGRPSPYRERSVEENLDLFARMRAGEFADGTRTLRAKIDMASGNINLRDPAIYRIKHVEHQNTGNAWPIYPMYDYAHALGDALEGITHSLCTLEFEDHRPLYDWCVDNVDFAHDPALTQPLVDKGLPREAAKPRQIEFSRLNINYTVMSKRKLMALVTEQLVDGWDDPRMPTLQGLRRRGYTPAAMRLFAERVGISKQNSLIDFSVLEGALREDLDSAAPRRMAVIEPLKLVLGNLPEGHEEMLTFSNHPKDAAFGERQVPFSRELWIEREDFAEVPPKGWKRLVPGGEVRLRGAGIARVDEVVKNDAGEIVELRGWLDPESRPGMEGANRKVKGTIHWVSARHAVEAEIRLYDRLFSVPDPDNEADGKSYRDYLNPESRRVVTGYVEPAAASAVPEQSFQFERTGYFVADRRDHTADKPVFNRSVTLRDTWAG is encoded by the coding sequence ATGTCCGAGAACACGCCTGCCGCTGCTGCCACGCCGGAGACGGCTCCCGCCGAGAAGCGGGACTTCATCCGCCAGATCGTCCGCGAGGACCTGGCCAGCGGCAAGCACACCGCGATCAAGACCCGCTTCCCGCCCGAGCCCAACGGCTACCTGCACATCGGCCACGCCAAGTCGATCTGCCTGAACTTCGGCATCGCCGGCGAGTTCGGCGGGGTGTGCAACCTGCGCTTCGACGACACCAACCCGGCGCGCGAAGACCCCGAGTACGTGGCCGCGATCCAGGACGACGTGCGCTGGCTGGGCTTCGAGTGGAACGAGCTGCGCCACGCCTCGGATTACTTCGAGGCCTACTACCTGGGCGCGCAGAAGCTGATCCGCGACGGCAAGGCCTATGTCTGCGACCTGTCGGCCGAGGAAGTGCGCGCCTACCGCGGCACCCTGACCGAGCCGGGCCGCCCCTCGCCCTACCGCGAGCGCAGCGTCGAGGAGAACCTGGACCTGTTCGCGCGCATGCGCGCCGGCGAGTTCGCCGACGGCACCCGCACCCTGCGCGCCAAGATCGACATGGCCAGCGGCAACATCAACCTGCGCGACCCGGCGATCTACCGGATCAAGCACGTCGAGCACCAGAACACCGGCAACGCCTGGCCGATCTACCCGATGTACGACTACGCGCACGCGCTGGGCGACGCGCTGGAAGGCATCACCCATTCGCTGTGCACGCTGGAGTTCGAGGACCACCGCCCGCTGTACGACTGGTGCGTGGACAACGTCGATTTCGCCCACGACCCGGCGCTGACCCAGCCGCTGGTGGACAAGGGCCTGCCGCGCGAAGCGGCCAAGCCGCGCCAGATCGAGTTCTCGCGGCTGAACATCAACTACACGGTGATGAGCAAGCGCAAGCTGATGGCGCTGGTCACCGAGCAGCTGGTGGATGGCTGGGACGACCCGCGCATGCCGACCCTGCAGGGCCTGCGCCGGCGCGGTTACACGCCGGCGGCGATGCGCCTGTTCGCCGAGCGCGTGGGCATTTCCAAGCAGAACTCGCTGATCGATTTCAGCGTGCTGGAAGGCGCGCTGCGCGAGGACCTGGACAGCGCCGCGCCGCGCCGCATGGCGGTGATCGAGCCGCTGAAGCTGGTGCTCGGCAACCTGCCCGAAGGCCACGAGGAAATGCTGACCTTCAGCAACCACCCCAAGGACGCAGCGTTCGGCGAGCGCCAGGTGCCGTTCTCGCGCGAGCTGTGGATCGAGCGCGAGGACTTCGCCGAAGTTCCGCCCAAGGGCTGGAAGCGGCTGGTGCCGGGCGGCGAAGTGCGCCTGCGCGGCGCCGGCATCGCCCGCGTCGACGAGGTGGTGAAGAACGACGCGGGCGAGATCGTCGAGCTGCGCGGCTGGCTGGACCCGGAATCGCGCCCGGGCATGGAAGGCGCCAACCGCAAGGTCAAGGGCACCATCCACTGGGTCAGCGCGCGGCATGCGGTGGAAGCGGAAATCCGCCTGTACGACCGCCTGTTCTCGGTGCCGGACCCGGACAACGAAGCCGACGGCAAGAGCTACCGCGACTACCTGAACCCGGAATCGCGCCGGGTGGTCACCGGCTACGTCGAGCCGGCCGCGGCCAGCGCGGTGCCGGAGCAGTCGTTCCAGTTCGAGCGTACCGGCTACTTCGTCGCCGACCGCCGCGACCACACGGCGGACAAGCCCGTGTTCAACCGCAGCGTGACCCTGCGCGACACCTGGGCCGGCTGA
- a CDS encoding tRNA-specific adenosine deaminase produces MLYAQVHLTLPAWIHEVVDTRRVYPGDDAKVALAVELSRLNVDAETGGPFGAVVFGPDDRVIAAAVNRVVPHCTSLAHAENMAYMLAQQRLQSPRLNDVLSPVTLATSSQPCCQCYGATIWAGIDRLLIGASAADVEELTAFDEGPLPADWVGELNRRGIEVVQGLHRDAARAVLRHYGHSDGARY; encoded by the coding sequence ATGCTCTACGCCCAAGTCCACCTGACCCTCCCGGCCTGGATCCACGAAGTCGTCGACACCCGCCGCGTGTATCCGGGCGACGACGCCAAGGTCGCGCTGGCGGTCGAGCTGTCGCGGCTGAACGTGGATGCGGAAACCGGTGGCCCGTTCGGCGCGGTGGTGTTCGGCCCGGACGACCGCGTCATCGCCGCGGCGGTGAACCGCGTGGTACCGCACTGCACCTCGCTGGCGCACGCCGAGAACATGGCCTACATGCTGGCGCAGCAGCGGCTGCAGAGCCCGCGGCTGAACGACGTGCTGTCGCCGGTGACCCTGGCCACGTCCTCGCAGCCGTGCTGCCAGTGCTACGGCGCGACCATCTGGGCCGGCATCGACCGACTGCTGATCGGCGCCAGCGCCGCCGACGTCGAGGAACTGACCGCGTTCGACGAGGGCCCGCTGCCGGCCGACTGGGTCGGCGAACTGAACCGGCGCGGGATCGAGGTGGTGCAGGGCCTGCACCGCGATGCGGCGCGCGCGGTGCTGCGCCACTACGGCCACAGCGACGGCGCGCGCTATTGA
- a CDS encoding 23S rRNA (cytidine(2498)-2'-O)-methyltransferase RlmM — MTGLLCYCRQGFEPELAAELTERAAHAGIAGYARTRRNDGYVVFASDDADALDRALPWRGLIFARQKLRLLAELPQLDPADRISPIIAALQGQPRFGELWVEHPDSDAGKPLAGLARSFGNALRPALRKAGLLTDKDNTRLPRLHVVFVDGTHAFVGVADTRDSAPWALGIPRLKLLPEAPSRSALKLDEALLTLLTPEEREALVKPGMRAADLGAAPGGWTWVLTRQHLHVTSIDNGPLRQHVLDTGLVDHLRADGFHWQPETPLDWMVCDMVEQPRRVAERMATWLREGWCRHAIFNLKLPMKKRWDETRLCLDLFAAQAGRPLTVRAKQLYHDREEITVLAIPARG, encoded by the coding sequence ATGACCGGCCTGCTGTGCTACTGCCGCCAAGGCTTCGAGCCGGAACTGGCCGCCGAACTGACCGAACGCGCGGCCCACGCCGGCATCGCCGGCTATGCGCGCACGCGGCGCAACGACGGCTATGTGGTCTTTGCCAGCGATGACGCCGACGCGCTCGACCGCGCGCTGCCGTGGCGCGGGCTGATCTTCGCGCGGCAGAAGCTGCGCCTGCTGGCCGAACTGCCGCAGCTGGACCCGGCCGACCGCATCAGCCCGATCATCGCCGCGCTGCAGGGGCAGCCGCGCTTCGGCGAGCTGTGGGTGGAGCACCCCGACTCGGACGCGGGCAAGCCGCTGGCCGGGCTGGCGCGCAGTTTCGGCAACGCGCTGCGCCCGGCGCTGCGCAAAGCCGGGCTGCTCACCGACAAGGACAACACCCGGCTGCCGCGGCTGCACGTGGTGTTCGTCGACGGCACCCATGCCTTCGTCGGCGTCGCCGACACCCGCGACAGCGCGCCGTGGGCGCTGGGCATCCCGCGGCTGAAGCTGCTGCCCGAAGCGCCCTCGCGCTCGGCGCTGAAGCTGGACGAGGCGCTGCTGACCCTGCTCACGCCCGAGGAACGCGAGGCGCTGGTCAAGCCGGGCATGCGCGCGGCCGACCTGGGCGCCGCGCCCGGTGGCTGGACCTGGGTGCTGACCCGCCAGCACCTGCACGTCACCAGCATCGACAACGGCCCGCTGCGCCAGCACGTGCTCGATACCGGCCTGGTCGACCACCTGCGCGCCGACGGCTTCCACTGGCAGCCGGAAACGCCGCTGGACTGGATGGTCTGCGACATGGTCGAACAGCCGCGACGGGTGGCCGAGCGCATGGCCACCTGGCTGCGCGAAGGCTGGTGCCGGCACGCGATCTTCAACCTGAAACTGCCGATGAAGAAGCGCTGGGACGAGACCCGCCTGTGCCTGGACCTGTTCGCCGCGCAGGCCGGGCGGCCGCTGACCGTGCGTGCCAAGCAGCTGTACCACGACCGCGAGGAGATCACCGTGCTGGCGATCCCGGCGCGCGGCTGA
- a CDS encoding gluconolactonase, with protein sequence MESAAIVRHVLLRPVVALCLVVCGNAVAAPDFVARDHVGDGVFSAGIEGPASGPDGALYVVNFGRDGTIGRVDADGSAELFLTLPDGSVGNGIRFAADGTMWVADYTGHAVLRVDPATRAVSVFARLHGAHQPNDIALAPDGTLYASDPDWANPDNGQLWRIDRDGRAQRLESGMGTTNGIEVSPDGRRLYVNESVQRNVWVYDRDAAGALSNKRLLLRFDDHGLDGMRCDADGNLYIARYGAGVIAIVSPDGQLLREVPLKGRKPTNLAFGGSDGRQVYVTLQDRGGIETFRADRPGREYGR encoded by the coding sequence ATGGAGAGCGCCGCCATCGTCCGCCACGTCCTGTTGCGCCCTGTCGTCGCGCTGTGCCTGGTGGTGTGCGGCAACGCCGTCGCCGCCCCCGATTTCGTCGCCCGCGACCATGTCGGCGACGGCGTGTTCAGCGCCGGCATCGAAGGCCCGGCCAGCGGCCCGGACGGCGCCCTGTACGTGGTCAATTTCGGCCGCGACGGCACCATCGGCCGGGTCGATGCGGACGGCAGCGCCGAACTGTTCCTCACCCTGCCCGACGGCAGCGTCGGCAACGGCATCCGCTTCGCCGCCGACGGCACGATGTGGGTGGCCGACTACACCGGCCATGCCGTGCTGCGCGTCGATCCGGCCACCCGCGCGGTGTCGGTGTTCGCGCGCCTGCACGGTGCGCACCAGCCCAACGATATCGCGCTGGCGCCGGACGGCACGCTGTATGCGAGCGACCCGGACTGGGCCAACCCGGACAACGGCCAGCTGTGGCGCATCGACCGCGACGGCCGCGCACAGCGGCTCGAATCCGGCATGGGCACCACCAACGGCATCGAGGTCAGCCCCGACGGCCGCCGCCTGTACGTCAACGAAAGCGTGCAGCGCAATGTCTGGGTGTATGACCGCGATGCCGCCGGCGCGCTGTCGAACAAGCGCCTGCTGCTGCGCTTCGACGACCACGGCCTGGACGGCATGCGCTGCGACGCCGACGGCAACCTGTACATCGCCCGCTACGGCGCCGGGGTCATCGCCATCGTATCGCCCGACGGCCAGCTGCTGCGCGAGGTGCCGCTCAAGGGCCGCAAGCCGACCAACCTGGCCTTCGGCGGCAGCGACGGCCGGCAGGTGTACGTGACCCTGCAGGACCGCGGCGGCATCGAGACCTTCCGCGCCGACCGCCCGGGGCGTGAATACGGGCGCTGA
- a CDS encoding 2-octaprenyl-3-methyl-6-methoxy-1,4-benzoquinol hydroxylase (catalyzes the formation of 2-octaprenyl-3-methyl-5-hydroxy-6-methoxy-1,4-benzoquinol from 2-octaprenyl-3-methyl-6-methoxy-1,4-benzoquinol) — MSRRGGLDAVVVGAGVVGSTCALALAREGLQVALVEGRAPAPWSAQRPDLRVFAFAHDNAALLESLGVWPQVAQARAHPYLRMRVWDAVGGGELAFDADTLGRRELGWIVENGLLVDRLWAALPGAGVQLHCPARVEAMEQDERGVRLRLDDGRRVDAAVAIAADGGESTLRALAGLEVSRHDYGQRGVVGYVDSARGNEATAWQRFLDTGPLAVLPVDTHRSSIVWTLPDAEAERVLALDDDAFGRELTNAFAGRLGPMCPVSPRAAFPLRRQLASDYVAGRVLVLGDAAHVVHPLAGQGVNLGLRDVAALRALVHDAHQRRADWTAPHRLRRWARVRRSDNTVAAHGFDAINRVFSNDEMHLTLARGALLGLAGRMPPLLSLFWKRASGL, encoded by the coding sequence ATGAGCCGGCGTGGTGGATTGGATGCGGTGGTGGTCGGTGCGGGCGTGGTCGGCAGCACCTGCGCGCTGGCGCTGGCGCGCGAAGGCCTGCAGGTGGCGCTGGTGGAAGGGCGTGCGCCGGCACCGTGGTCGGCGCAGCGGCCGGACCTGCGCGTGTTCGCCTTCGCCCACGACAACGCGGCACTGCTGGAATCGCTCGGGGTATGGCCGCAGGTGGCGCAGGCGCGGGCGCATCCCTACCTGCGCATGCGGGTGTGGGACGCGGTCGGTGGCGGTGAACTGGCCTTCGATGCCGACACCCTGGGCCGCCGCGAGCTGGGCTGGATCGTCGAGAACGGGCTGCTGGTGGACCGGCTGTGGGCGGCACTGCCCGGTGCCGGCGTGCAGCTGCATTGCCCGGCGCGGGTCGAGGCGATGGAACAGGACGAACGCGGCGTGCGCCTGCGCCTGGACGACGGCCGCCGGGTCGATGCGGCGGTGGCCATCGCCGCCGATGGCGGCGAATCCACCCTGCGCGCGCTGGCCGGGCTGGAGGTATCGCGCCACGACTACGGCCAGCGCGGCGTGGTCGGCTACGTGGACAGCGCGCGCGGCAACGAAGCCACCGCCTGGCAGCGCTTCCTCGATACCGGCCCGCTGGCGGTGCTGCCGGTGGACACGCACCGCAGTTCCATCGTCTGGACCCTGCCCGACGCCGAGGCCGAGCGGGTGCTGGCGCTGGACGACGACGCCTTCGGCCGCGAACTGACCAACGCCTTCGCCGGCCGCCTGGGGCCGATGTGCCCGGTCTCGCCGCGCGCGGCCTTCCCGCTGCGCCGGCAGCTGGCCAGCGACTATGTCGCCGGCCGCGTGCTGGTGCTGGGTGACGCCGCGCACGTGGTGCACCCGCTGGCCGGGCAGGGCGTCAACCTCGGCCTGCGCGACGTGGCCGCGCTGCGCGCCCTGGTGCACGACGCGCACCAGCGCCGCGCCGACTGGACCGCGCCGCACCGGCTGCGGCGCTGGGCGCGGGTCCGGCGCAGCGACAACACTGTCGCCGCGCATGGCTTCGACGCGATCAACCGGGTGTTCTCCAACGACGAGATGCACCTGACCCTGGCGCGCGGCGCGCTGCTCGGCCTGGCCGGGCGCATGCCGCCGCTGCTGTCGCTGTTCTGGAAGCGCGCCTCGGGGCTGTGA
- a CDS encoding ATP:cob(I)alamin adenosyltransferase, whose amino-acid sequence MGNRLSKIYTRTGDDGTTGLGDGSRTGKDSLRVNAYGTVDEANSAIGVLLAVTLPDDVRALLTTIQHQLFDLGGELCIPGHAAIQGADIDALERHLDRYNDDLPPLKDFILPAGGEAAARCHLARTIVRRAEREAVALARVEAVRGEAVRYLNRLSDLLFVLARVLARADGHGEVLWNHERRRA is encoded by the coding sequence ATGGGCAACCGGCTCTCCAAAATCTATACCCGCACCGGCGACGACGGCACGACCGGGCTGGGCGACGGCAGCCGCACCGGCAAGGACTCGCTGCGGGTCAATGCCTACGGCACCGTGGACGAGGCCAACTCGGCCATCGGCGTGCTGCTGGCGGTCACGCTGCCGGACGACGTGCGCGCGCTGTTGACCACCATCCAGCACCAGCTGTTCGACCTCGGCGGCGAACTGTGCATTCCCGGCCATGCCGCCATCCAGGGCGCCGACATCGACGCGCTGGAACGGCACCTGGACCGCTACAACGACGACCTGCCGCCGCTGAAGGATTTCATCCTGCCGGCCGGCGGCGAGGCGGCCGCGCGCTGCCACCTGGCCCGCACCATCGTGCGCCGTGCCGAGCGCGAGGCGGTGGCCCTGGCCCGGGTCGAGGCGGTGCGCGGCGAGGCGGTGCGTTACCTGAACCGCCTGTCCGACCTGCTGTTCGTGCTGGCGCGGGTGCTGGCGCGGGCCGACGGCCACGGCGAAGTGCTGTGGAACCACGAGCGCCGGCGCGCCTGA
- a CDS encoding acetoin utilization protein: protein MLVFTHTACLGHDPGPDHPESPERLRAVLDALRQAFPEQLDWRQAPPAKLGELARVHTRELIDDMLQAQTAPLRRIDLDTFTSPGSASAALHAAGAGVAAVDAVMRGPGRRAFCAVRPPGHHATADTAMGFCLFNNIAVAAAYARDVHGLERVAIVDFDVHHGNGTQAIFETDPRVAYYSSHESGLFPYSGNMRERGVGNVCNILLPPGSGGFRFRNTWADELLPLVDAFRPQLLFVSAGFDAHLHDPQADLMVETEDFGWLTAELAALADRHADGRLVSMLEGGYDLQALAECSVAHVGALLAR from the coding sequence ATGCTCGTATTCACCCACACGGCCTGCCTGGGCCATGACCCCGGCCCCGACCATCCCGAATCGCCGGAACGGCTGCGCGCGGTGCTCGACGCGCTGCGCCAGGCGTTCCCGGAGCAGCTGGACTGGCGCCAGGCGCCGCCGGCCAAACTCGGCGAACTGGCGCGGGTCCACACCCGCGAGCTGATCGACGACATGCTGCAGGCGCAGACCGCGCCGCTGCGGCGGATCGACCTGGATACCTTCACCTCGCCGGGCTCGGCCAGCGCCGCGCTGCATGCCGCCGGCGCCGGCGTGGCCGCGGTCGACGCGGTGATGCGCGGGCCCGGGCGGCGCGCGTTCTGCGCGGTGCGCCCGCCCGGGCACCACGCCACCGCCGACACCGCGATGGGCTTCTGCCTGTTCAACAACATCGCTGTGGCCGCGGCCTACGCCCGCGACGTGCACGGGCTGGAGCGGGTCGCCATCGTCGATTTCGACGTCCACCACGGCAACGGCACCCAGGCCATCTTCGAGACTGACCCGCGGGTGGCCTACTACAGCAGCCACGAGTCCGGCCTGTTCCCGTATTCCGGCAACATGCGCGAGCGCGGCGTGGGCAATGTCTGCAACATCCTGCTGCCGCCGGGCAGCGGCGGGTTCCGCTTCCGCAATACCTGGGCCGACGAACTGCTGCCGCTGGTGGACGCCTTCCGCCCGCAGTTGCTGTTCGTGTCGGCCGGTTTCGACGCCCACCTGCACGACCCGCAGGCCGACCTGATGGTCGAGACCGAGGACTTCGGCTGGCTGACCGCCGAGCTGGCGGCGCTGGCCGACCGCCATGCCGACGGCCGCCTGGTCTCCATGCTCGAGGGCGGCTACGACCTGCAGGCCCTGGCCGAATGCAGCGTGGCCCATGTCGGCGCCCTGCTCGCCCGGTGA
- a CDS encoding organic solvent tolerance protein (determines N-hexane tolerance and is involved in outer membrane permeability), with amino-acid sequence MRPALRLLPLPLSVAFALSAMASEKPVNWNLCPATDVLPAFDEAPKADPAAAATRDQLPTDIEGDQLSGTSVIPQYQGNVALKRGDQFMGTDNLRFDTETGNYIADGNVRYSDSSIRLTAKRAEGNQETDSHKISDIRYQLVSRRGNGSADSIDLQGSVGQMHRSTYTTCDPSQPVWKLAAPQIEVDNDEGFGTARNAVLRVGKVPVMYMPWFKFPIDDRRLTGLLYPKLSLSGRNGFDYAQPIYFNLAPNYDDTLTPRWMSRRGLMLDNEFRYLYGGGRGQLETEWMPHDSLRDRERGKIAYNGYHNVDRHWQARANLAWVSDERYMEDFANRLLGVTASNLQSTAGLYGTGRTWTAGLMADHWQLTDYTLTEAALPYSRQPRLFGTWDDSFGRWLETGVYAEAVRFTHNDIRGKTIIDGEYVRDGSLTRVDGGSRLDIKPYVSMPLAGAAWYITPTLAWRYTAYDLDRGLADSIRRNQLVADGIDPATATPEQLRGNTTPHRSLPIASLDMGLFFDRETEIGGKSYLHTLEPRLFYLNTPYRDQRDLPLFDTRAFTFSWGQLFRDSRFTGADRQNDANQLTTALTTRLIRQADGREKLSASIGQISYFDDSRTTLGSGDAIVQQGNSAWVADVNWAINDRWTLGSTYQWNPKYRKEDLASVRARYLMPGDGVVNLTYRYRRNPSTNVDQLKQADLSFLYPINPRWSIVGRYYYSMLDNKPLEIIGGVQWDSCCLAVRALARRYVRNREGDMNNSLQVEFVLKGLSSVGQDTDRTLRRAILGYNRDDLYLVPPSNIEANDDDYDPNLIP; translated from the coding sequence GTGCGCCCAGCCCTCCGCCTGCTTCCCCTGCCCCTGAGCGTCGCCTTCGCACTGTCGGCGATGGCCAGCGAGAAGCCGGTGAACTGGAACCTGTGCCCGGCCACCGACGTGCTGCCGGCGTTCGACGAGGCACCCAAGGCCGACCCTGCCGCGGCCGCCACCCGCGACCAGCTGCCCACCGACATCGAGGGCGACCAGCTCTCCGGCACCAGCGTCATCCCCCAGTACCAGGGCAACGTCGCGCTCAAGCGCGGCGACCAGTTCATGGGCACCGACAACCTGCGCTTCGACACCGAGACCGGCAACTACATCGCCGACGGCAACGTGCGCTATTCGGACTCGTCGATCCGCCTGACCGCCAAGCGCGCCGAGGGCAACCAGGAAACCGACAGCCACAAGATCAGCGATATCAGGTACCAGCTGGTCTCGCGCCGCGGCAACGGCAGCGCCGACTCCATCGACCTGCAGGGCTCGGTGGGGCAGATGCACCGCTCCACCTACACCACCTGCGATCCGTCGCAGCCGGTGTGGAAACTGGCCGCGCCGCAGATCGAGGTGGACAACGACGAAGGCTTCGGCACCGCCCGCAACGCGGTGCTGCGCGTCGGCAAGGTGCCGGTGATGTACATGCCGTGGTTCAAGTTCCCGATCGACGACCGACGCCTGACCGGGCTGCTCTATCCCAAGCTGAGCCTGTCCGGGCGCAACGGCTTCGACTACGCGCAGCCGATCTATTTCAACCTGGCGCCGAACTACGACGACACCCTGACCCCGCGCTGGATGAGCCGGCGCGGGCTGATGCTGGACAACGAGTTCCGCTACCTCTACGGCGGTGGCCGCGGCCAGCTGGAAACCGAGTGGATGCCGCATGATTCGCTGCGCGACCGGGAGCGCGGCAAGATCGCCTACAACGGCTACCACAATGTGGACCGGCACTGGCAGGCGCGCGCCAACCTGGCCTGGGTCAGCGACGAGCGCTACATGGAGGATTTCGCCAACCGCCTGCTCGGGGTGACCGCCTCCAACCTGCAGAGCACCGCCGGCCTGTACGGCACCGGTCGCACCTGGACCGCCGGGCTGATGGCCGACCACTGGCAGCTGACCGACTACACCCTGACCGAGGCCGCCCTGCCCTACAGCCGCCAGCCGCGCCTGTTCGGCACCTGGGACGACAGCTTCGGCCGCTGGCTGGAAACCGGCGTCTACGCCGAGGCGGTGCGCTTCACCCACAACGACATCCGCGGCAAGACCATCATCGACGGCGAGTACGTGCGCGACGGCAGCCTGACCCGGGTGGACGGCGGCTCGCGCCTGGACATCAAACCCTACGTGTCGATGCCGCTGGCCGGCGCGGCGTGGTACATCACCCCGACCCTGGCCTGGCGCTACACCGCCTACGATCTGGACCGCGGCCTGGCCGACAGCATCCGCCGCAACCAGCTGGTGGCCGACGGCATCGACCCGGCCACCGCCACGCCGGAGCAGTTGCGCGGCAATACCACCCCGCACCGCAGCCTGCCCATCGCCAGCCTGGACATGGGCCTGTTCTTCGACCGCGAGACCGAGATCGGCGGCAAGTCCTACCTGCATACGCTGGAGCCGCGGCTGTTCTACCTGAACACCCCATACCGCGACCAGCGCGACCTGCCGCTGTTCGACACCCGCGCCTTCACCTTCAGCTGGGGCCAACTGTTCCGCGATTCGCGCTTTACCGGCGCCGACCGCCAGAACGACGCCAACCAGCTGACCACGGCCCTGACCACGCGCCTGATCCGCCAGGCCGACGGCCGCGAGAAGCTGTCGGCCAGCATCGGCCAGATCTCCTACTTCGATGACTCCAGGACCACCCTCGGCAGCGGCGATGCCATCGTCCAGCAGGGCAACTCGGCCTGGGTCGCCGACGTCAACTGGGCGATCAACGACCGCTGGACCCTGGGCAGCACCTACCAGTGGAACCCGAAATACCGCAAGGAAGACCTGGCCAGCGTCCGCGCCCGCTACCTGATGCCCGGCGACGGCGTGGTCAACCTGACCTACCGCTACCGCCGCAACCCCAGCACCAACGTCGACCAGCTCAAGCAGGCCGACCTGTCGTTCCTGTACCCGATCAACCCGCGCTGGAGCATCGTCGGCCGCTATTACTACTCGATGCTCGACAACAAGCCGCTGGAAATCATCGGTGGCGTGCAGTGGGACAGCTGCTGCCTGGCGGTGCGCGCGCTGGCCCGCCGCTACGTGCGCAACCGCGAGGGCGACATGAACAATTCCCTGCAGGTCGAGTTCGTGCTCAAGGGCCTGAGCTCGGTCGGGCAGGACACGGACCGCACCTTGCGCCGTGCTATTCTCGGCTACAACCGAGACGACCTGTACCTCGTTCCGCCCAGCAACATCGAGGCGAACGACGACGACTACGATCCGAACCTGATTCCATGA